CCAGTCATTTCATCTAATCCTGTCTGGTCAACTCCAATCCAGTTGGGATGAAATAGAATTTCAGGGCATCGAAACCTTTCAACCCCCATTACTATCTGGAAGTCTTCTTTGGTAAGTGGACGAAATTTGGGCATTTCAGTCGGTTGAACATCTGACTTAGGAACAAAAGTGGGGTCTATGTCCTAATAACAGTAGTATGCATTAGACTTAATATCTCACTTACTCATGATCAAGATATTGAAATTCAGTAATAGGTAAAGCAGACTTAGTAAGTGGGGACTGACCTGGAGCCTAGAGGATAAACGAACCAATTCAGCTTCATCCTCATCGGGGCCTTCATCGTCATCGTCATTGTTATCTTTGCTCATCAGTTTATAAAGCTGCCAATCTTCATCTCTTGCACCAAAGGTGTCCTCACCCTTCCCACGATCAAAGGCTGCTGTCGTTAAAAGCCGCATCCTCTCCCTCTGGGCAGCATTCAGTCTCTCACCACGTCCTACTCCTCCAGACAAATTATTCCCATTTGCATGGCCTCCATTAGTCTTGAGTCGTTTTCGCTGCTCCACTTTTTCAGAAAGCTCCTTGTATTTGACACGCAGTTCCTCTAAATAAAGTTCAGGATTCTCCCtacaaaacaagaaatagaaaggGGAAGTTCATAGAAACAAATCCAGTATAATGGCACCGTAGTGAAACATTCAACTGAACAATGGTAACTTCCAGCACAGCAGTATTAATAATTTGCTTCCCCTGGAGACTAAAATTGTGAAGGCTGGAAGACATTAGTACGTACATTCTCCTTTCTTCATCTAGCTGGTTTCTCCTTTCTCGTTCTAACTCTACTTCATAACGTTTTTGCTTTGCTCGCTGCCGTCCTTCAGATGTGGTTTTGAGAAACAATTGCCTTCTTTTCTCCTTGATCTGCCAAGTAACATGATCATATTTAGACAATGTATGACAGCggtaaacaataaaaataaacaaatatataaaacattCATGTCTTTATCATGCATATACAACTTTCTTTTACCTGCTCAGGTGAAAGCACATCATCAGGGACATTGATAAGATGAAACTTTTCATTTGTAGCATCTGTATGATCCTCAGATTCCGGCTCATCCTTCGGTTCACCCTTTGCTTTCCGCAAAGATTGTGTTGCTTTGGTGAGAGCAGACTCAATTTCCTGCTTAGAGATGTACCCAGTTTCTGACAAGAAAGATGGAATATCATCCTCTGCCACTTGCACAAGCTGATGCAAAAGAAACTCTAAACCACGGACTTCATTTTCTAGTTCATTGATCCTTGAAGATCTTTTTGCTTCAGCCATTTCTCTCAATCGTTGACCTTGTTTCTCCTTAATTGCAGCCTTTCTTGCGATCTCTTCTTCTGAAGGAGGCTCCTCAGTAGGTGGTGGAATCCATGGGAGCTGCCAACACCTAGTTTTCCCTTCTGCTTCCTTGGTCCCTTTCTGTTCATAGATATAGGAGTCAAACTGAATGATGGGACAGATACAACACAATGACGGTGATTAAAATAGTATTAAAGCCAAGAAGACTACCTGAAACAATTGAGCTTCTGATGCGTAATCTGAAGCTATATAGCAATGCTCCATCTTCAGATCTTCAACCTTCTCCCATGTGAATCGGGCCCTGTTGCATCAactaaaaagatgaaaaaaaatttcatctttTTTGCCAACTTTACACCCACTAAATATGTTAAATGAATTCTACTTACATATGATGAGGATATTTGAGTGAAAGAAGTTGCTTTAGAGAATCAGTCACATGATATCCACCAATATTGGTTCTGCAGCATCCTTTATAAACGGGCTCCCCATCAATGAACTGATAATAaaatcattgataaaataatCTTAAGACTCTACATTAAAATCGAGTGTCCTAGATGCAGTTCACAATAGTCAATTATAAAATCTATGCATGAATAGCACAACAAGAAACATCAAAGTTGACAGAGTTTAAACACTCAACCTCAAatcaacaaaatataaatatgcacaaattgaagaattgaaaaattaatagacaaaaaataatattaacacAAACTAAAAATAAGATCAACAGCAATACACAGTTGCATCATAAGCAAAAAGTTCATATTGACTAAAAATGATATCAATACCAACTCAAGCATTTATAAAGTCAGAAAGATCAACAGCTTGATGCATCACAAGCAAGAAAGCTCATACACACAGTGGCAACAAACATAGAAGTAAGAAAACCAACTTCTACCAGGTACTTGACCCTTATTGAATTGGAACCAACAACTTCACTCTAATAATAGGAGAAAGGAAAACAATGGTGTGGGTGTGTGTGTGTGAggaaaaaataacaatgtattCGTGAGCTCTATGAACTAGTAAGAGAATGAAAGAATAAAGCAAACCGGAATAACATGGCTTGCAGTAAATCCTGGGCATATAGCAAGGCCATCTTTATCACATATCCCAAGTTGTTGGTTGTACATATAGCTGAATGCCGCATCAACACCGAATGCTGTAGTAAAGTTAGAGGGAAAGGTAAAAACATATAGCAAGGAAGTAGAGCCAAATATTATAAGTAAAAATAATTGTAGTTTATGTCTAGTGAGACTAGTCAGACATAATAATACATTAAGTTTTAACCTGTAGTCCAGCAGAAGAGGACAGCAACAGTAAAGAGCTTGAAAACATAACGTCGGAAAGATTATGGTTCTCAGTCATTAGAGAGCATAGTAAATTCAACAACAAGGACTATACCTATCGAAGGAACTCCGTAGGTCTCGAATAAAAGCTCTGCCATTTTACTACGAGATTGAACTGGATTGCATACACATTCTGTTATCAGGACAGGGTGATTGATCTGTTCTGCCCTCAAAGGAACATAAATCAAATTAAGAACTTCATCGGGATAAAAAATCAGGGACAAGTAAAGACTAGCATTATTTGAAATTGTAAGGAAAATAGTTCTTCAAATTTggggaaaaaaacaaagaaaaacattcATTGGAGTTAAACTAGTAACGAACAAGAATAATGAATATTGAATTAAATACTAATACTGCCTACCTGTTTCACCAAGTTCAAGTTGTATTCTATACTACTATCATTAATGTCTAAACTATCTGCAATTTTAAATCCAAGTAAAGATTATGAATCAAAACACTCATTTCACCACATATGACCTCTGAAGCTGCAATAAGGATCCCCAATTGTTGTTGGtaattgcaaaaaaaaatgacaaaatttccataaagaaatttaaaaaaatgcacTCAAAGAGATGAGCTATGCTAAAATATACCAAACTCCAAATCTCTTCCCACAAAGCAAGTCTTATCTAGACCCAAGGTTCTTTCCTATTCTTTTCCAACCAAATATTCCAAAGAGCACAAAACCAATGTTCCCGAACAAACAGCCTTTATCCTGATGAGGTAGACCGAAACTGAAGATATGCCAAAGGTCTACCAAAATAGGAGGATTATGAGAGAAATTAAAGGGGTGGGGGTACAGGAGTCCACAATCAGACTGGAAAAATAAGGTAAGCATTACCAACAAGAAGTGGAGAAAGAAAGCAATGAGGAACGACAGAACAAGGAACCAGAAGGAGGTTGAAACTTAATGTTTGGACAATTACCTCCGGCCCATTTGCTCCTAGCCGATCAAATCCAAAGTCAAGAACCTAAAAGATGCAAGGAAATATTAAAAAGCTACAACTTTATATTCTCCAGGTTCATATAAGAACACACTAGTATGCACCGACACCTATATTCATTGCCCTAATATTTATGCATTACATTTGTTGCCCACATATGATTATCTCCgagttcaaataaaattaacaagTTCAGACAACGCGTTTAGTTCACACACGTAGGTCGTAATTAAAAGTGGCGATTGCAAAAAAAGTAATCCAACTTACGTATTCCATAATCTCAAACTGATAAACAACGTTGCCATCAAAGGCAGAGCGAGGACCTGAACGTGTGCAATCAAAGTATTTCATCAAAGACAGATCATGATCTCCAACTATAGTAACCGTTTCACCTAAATTACAATAAGAAGAAAAACCGATTACACTTCAATAAAGAACAATATATTTTCCGCAGAAGTGGAAGTGGGGTAAGAATGAAACACTAACATCTCCAAACTAAGCCCCAATTGTAAACATCCACCAAACATTCCTTCTTCATTTTACTTTGGAAGTGTAAATTCTTCAAAAGTAGGCATACCAGTGGCTTTGTGGCGAGGTCTCTGGACAATGTTACGGAAAATAACGCGAGGGTCGGACTCTCCTGCCCATCTGAAAGAATCAAACAGAACACGGTTTATAAGAATGTAAACACAAAAAATAAAGTTCGTGCTGCTTATTCTAAGAGTTGAAGCCATAAAAATGGAGATACCCGATGCGAAAAGCAGAGGCGCCGTTGTCGATAACGATGGGAGTGGTAGAAGGAAAGTGATTGAAATCAGATTGTCTCTGAATTTCCGATACGAATGGCATGTCTACGAGTCCAAAAGCTGAAACAGAAGACAATTGGGAGTGGAAGAAGCTCTGTTCTTCTTTGCCCTAGCGTGCAGCGAGGTGGAGAAGAAGGACAAAAAAACGTCGCTGAAGGATCTTTCGACTGGCGTGGTTAAGATGGAAGGAAAACCCGGCGGTTTAGTTGAACCGGTATGTGATTTCAGATTTCTAAAGAAACACTCGGCATTTGAATATCTTCTGGTCGAACTTCGAAGTatatatttttggaaaattattttaaatgaaatatttacaaataatgggaaatattttttaaaaagattctAGTCTATCGCGACTTATGTaatgaaattttactatatttatcaatattttagtttattttactacatttgaaaacaaccttatattttaattggttgAGTTAtcattaaaagtttaaaatgttaGGGAACGTTTGGAGCaatgagttggttattatagtcctagattattatagttgagttataatagtttgtgtttgaggtgtagattattttagtttaggttagaatagtatgtgtttgatatgtaaactattttagtttataaaggaaatagtaaacactatagtaaataataaaaaaaatgatgaatgtaaaatagtaaaaattgtaacaaatagtaaatgagagttttgaaatagtgttgattgTGGCTAATTAGGGAattcaaaatagtatttacagAAGTGGTTAT
This DNA window, taken from Benincasa hispida cultivar B227 chromosome 6, ASM972705v1, whole genome shotgun sequence, encodes the following:
- the LOC120080607 gene encoding actin-related protein 5 isoform X3; this translates as MPFVSEIQRQSDFNHFPSTTPIVIDNGASAFRIGWAGESDPRVIFRNIVQRPRHKATGPRSAFDGNVVYQFEIMEYVLDFGFDRLGANGPEINHPVLITECVCNPVQSRSKMAELLFETYGVPSIAFGVDAAFSYMYNQQLGICDKDGLAICPGFTASHVIPFIDGEPVYKGCCRTNIGGYHVTDSLKQLLSLKYPHHMARFTWEKVEDLKMEHCYIASDYASEAQLFQKGTKEAEGKTRCWQLPWIPPPTEEPPSEEEIARKAAIKEKQGQRLREMAEAKRSSRINELENEVRGLEFLLHQLVQVAEDDIPSFLSETGYISKQEIESALTKATQSLRKAKGEPKDEPESEDHTDATNEKFHLINVPDDVLSPEQIKEKRRQLFLKTTSEGRQRAKQKRYEVELERERRNQLDEERRMENPELYLEELRVKYKELSEKVEQRKRLKTNGGHANGNNLSGGVGRGERLNAAQRERMRLLTTAAFDRGKGEDTFGARDEDWQLYKLMSKDNNDDDDEGPDEDEAELVRLSSRLQDIDPTFVPKSDVQPTEMPKFRPLTKEDFQIVMGVERFRCPEILFHPNWIGVDQTGLDEMTGVSLRRLPSYSDDIAERLTNSILITGGSCLFPGIRERLEAGIRMIRPCGSPIRVVRALDPILDAWRGASVYAAASQFTTQTFSRMDYYEKGEDWLRRYQLRYSI
- the LOC120080607 gene encoding actin-related protein 5 isoform X1 → MPFVSEIQRQSDFNHFPSTTPIVIDNGASAFRIGWAGESDPRVIFRNIVQRPRHKATGETVTIVGDHDLSLMKYFDCTRSGPRSAFDGNVVYQFEIMEYVLDFGFDRLGANGPEINHPVLITECVCNPVQSRSKMAELLFETYGVPSIAFGVDAAFSYMYNQQLGICDKDGLAICPGFTASHVIPFIDGEPVYKGCCRTNIGGYHVTDSLKQLLSLKYPHHMARFTWEKVEDLKMEHCYIASDYASEAQLFQKGTKEAEGKTRCWQLPWIPPPTEEPPSEEEIARKAAIKEKQGQRLREMAEAKRSSRINELENEVRGLEFLLHQLVQVAEDDIPSFLSETGYISKQEIESALTKATQSLRKAKGEPKDEPESEDHTDATNEKFHLINVPDDVLSPEQIKEKRRQLFLKTTSEGRQRAKQKRYEVELERERRNQLDEERRMENPELYLEELRVKYKELSEKVEQRKRLKTNGGHANGNNLSGGVGRGERLNAAQRERMRLLTTAAFDRGKGEDTFGARDEDWQLYKLMSKDNNDDDDEGPDEDEAELVRLSSRLQDIDPTFVPKSDVQPTEMPKFRPLTKEDFQIVMGVERFRCPEILFHPNWIGVDQTGLDEMTGVSLRRLPSYSDDIAERLTNSILITGGSCLFPGIRERLEAGIRMIRPCGSPIRVVRALDPILDAWRGASVYAAASQFTTQTFSRMDYYEKGEDWLRRYQLRYSI
- the LOC120080607 gene encoding actin-related protein 5 isoform X5 is translated as MAELLFETYGVPSIAFGVDAAFSYMYNQQLGICDKDGLAICPGFTASHVIPFIDGEPVYKGCCRTNIGGYHVTDSLKQLLSLKYPHHMARFTWEKVEDLKMEHCYIASDYASEAQLFQKGTKEAEGKTRCWQLPWIPPPTEEPPSEEEIARKAAIKEKQGQRLREMAEAKRSSRINELENEVRGLEFLLHQLVQVAEDDIPSFLSETGYISKQEIESALTKATQSLRKAKGEPKDEPESEDHTDATNEKFHLINVPDDVLSPEQIKEKRRQLFLKTTSEGRQRAKQKRYEVELERERRNQLDEERRMENPELYLEELRVKYKELSEKVEQRKRLKTNGGHANGNNLSGGVGRGERLNAAQRERMRLLTTAAFDRGKGEDTFGARDEDWQLYKLMSKDNNDDDDEGPDEDEAELVRLSSRLQDIDPTFVPKSDVQPTEMPKFRPLTKEDFQIVMGVERFRCPEILFHPNWIGVDQTGLDEMTGVSLRRLPSYSDDIAERLTNSILITGGSCLFPGIRERLEAGIRMIRPCGSPIRVVRALDPILDAWRGASVYAAASQFTTQTFSRMDYYEKGEDWLRRYQLRYSI
- the LOC120080607 gene encoding actin-related protein 5 isoform X4, coding for MPFVSEIQRQSDFNHFPSTTPIVIDNGASAFRIGWAGESDPRVIFRNIVQRPRHKATGPRSAFDGNVVYQFEIMEYINHPVLITECVCNPVQSRSKMAELLFETYGVPSIAFGVDAAFSYMYNQQLGICDKDGLAICPGFTASHVIPFIDGEPVYKGCCRTNIGGYHVTDSLKQLLSLKYPHHMARFTWEKVEDLKMEHCYIASDYASEAQLFQKGTKEAEGKTRCWQLPWIPPPTEEPPSEEEIARKAAIKEKQGQRLREMAEAKRSSRINELENEVRGLEFLLHQLVQVAEDDIPSFLSETGYISKQEIESALTKATQSLRKAKGEPKDEPESEDHTDATNEKFHLINVPDDVLSPEQIKEKRRQLFLKTTSEGRQRAKQKRYEVELERERRNQLDEERRMENPELYLEELRVKYKELSEKVEQRKRLKTNGGHANGNNLSGGVGRGERLNAAQRERMRLLTTAAFDRGKGEDTFGARDEDWQLYKLMSKDNNDDDDEGPDEDEAELVRLSSRLQDIDPTFVPKSDVQPTEMPKFRPLTKEDFQIVMGVERFRCPEILFHPNWIGVDQTGLDEMTGVSLRRLPSYSDDIAERLTNSILITGGSCLFPGIRERLEAGIRMIRPCGSPIRVVRALDPILDAWRGASVYAAASQFTTQTFSRMDYYEKGEDWLRRYQLRYSI
- the LOC120080607 gene encoding actin-related protein 5 isoform X2 — its product is MPFVSEIQRQSDFNHFPSTTPIVIDNGASAFRIGWAGESDPRVIFRNIVQRPRHKATGETVTIVGDHDLSLMKYFDCTRSGPRSAFDGNVVYQFEIMEYINHPVLITECVCNPVQSRSKMAELLFETYGVPSIAFGVDAAFSYMYNQQLGICDKDGLAICPGFTASHVIPFIDGEPVYKGCCRTNIGGYHVTDSLKQLLSLKYPHHMARFTWEKVEDLKMEHCYIASDYASEAQLFQKGTKEAEGKTRCWQLPWIPPPTEEPPSEEEIARKAAIKEKQGQRLREMAEAKRSSRINELENEVRGLEFLLHQLVQVAEDDIPSFLSETGYISKQEIESALTKATQSLRKAKGEPKDEPESEDHTDATNEKFHLINVPDDVLSPEQIKEKRRQLFLKTTSEGRQRAKQKRYEVELERERRNQLDEERRMENPELYLEELRVKYKELSEKVEQRKRLKTNGGHANGNNLSGGVGRGERLNAAQRERMRLLTTAAFDRGKGEDTFGARDEDWQLYKLMSKDNNDDDDEGPDEDEAELVRLSSRLQDIDPTFVPKSDVQPTEMPKFRPLTKEDFQIVMGVERFRCPEILFHPNWIGVDQTGLDEMTGVSLRRLPSYSDDIAERLTNSILITGGSCLFPGIRERLEAGIRMIRPCGSPIRVVRALDPILDAWRGASVYAAASQFTTQTFSRMDYYEKGEDWLRRYQLRYSI